From Paracoccus aminovorans, one genomic window encodes:
- the metG gene encoding methionine--tRNA ligase — MARHLITSAIPYINGIKHLGNLVGSQLPADLYARYLRAREHEVMFICATDEHGTPAELAAAKAGKPVPVYCAEMHDVQADIACDFGLSFDHFGRSSSERNHVLTQHFAGKLDENGWISEVEEKQVYSIDDGRFLPDRYIEGTCPNCGYDKARGDQCENCTKQLDPTDLIEPRSAISGSTNLEVRATKHLYLRQRALKDRIAAWIDSKTDWPILTTSIARKWLNDGDGLQDRGITRDLDWGIPVKKGDQPWPGMEGKVFYVWFDAPIEYIAATAEGTDKAGLPDSAWRRWWRLDEGAEDVTYTQFMGKDNVPFHTLSFPATIIGSGEPWKLVDYIKSFNYLTYDGGQFSTSQGRGVFMDQALSILPADYWRWWLLSHAPESGDSEFTWDNFQQSVNKDLADVLGNFVSRITKFCRSKFGETIPAGGSYGPEEEALIEALTTRIRAYEGFMDHTEIRKSAAELRAIWVLGNEYLQSAAPWSTFKTDPVKAAMQVRLGLNLIRLYAVLSAPFIPFASDAMLAAMRTEDRSWPDDVRAALAALPAGHGFAVPEVLFAKIADESRDEWQQRFQGIRS; from the coding sequence CGGCACCCCGGCCGAACTGGCCGCCGCCAAGGCCGGCAAGCCGGTGCCGGTCTATTGCGCGGAAATGCATGACGTCCAGGCGGACATCGCCTGCGACTTCGGCCTGTCTTTCGACCATTTCGGCCGCTCTTCCAGCGAACGCAACCACGTTCTGACCCAGCATTTCGCCGGCAAGCTGGACGAGAACGGCTGGATCTCCGAGGTCGAGGAAAAGCAGGTCTACTCCATCGACGACGGCCGCTTCCTGCCCGACCGCTATATCGAGGGCACTTGCCCGAACTGCGGCTACGACAAGGCCCGCGGCGACCAGTGCGAGAACTGCACCAAGCAGCTCGACCCCACCGACCTGATCGAGCCGCGCTCGGCGATCAGCGGCAGCACCAATCTGGAAGTGCGGGCGACCAAGCACCTTTACCTGCGCCAGCGCGCGCTGAAGGACCGGATCGCGGCCTGGATCGACAGCAAGACCGACTGGCCGATCCTGACCACCTCGATCGCGCGGAAATGGCTGAACGACGGCGACGGGCTGCAGGACCGGGGCATCACCCGCGACCTCGATTGGGGCATCCCGGTGAAGAAGGGCGACCAGCCCTGGCCGGGGATGGAGGGCAAGGTCTTCTACGTCTGGTTCGATGCGCCCATCGAATATATCGCCGCCACCGCCGAGGGCACCGACAAGGCCGGCCTGCCCGACAGCGCCTGGCGCCGCTGGTGGCGCCTGGACGAGGGCGCCGAGGACGTGACCTATACCCAGTTCATGGGCAAGGACAACGTGCCCTTCCACACGCTCAGCTTCCCGGCCACCATCATCGGCTCGGGCGAGCCCTGGAAGCTGGTCGATTACATCAAGTCCTTCAACTACCTGACCTATGACGGCGGCCAGTTCTCGACCAGCCAAGGCCGCGGCGTGTTCATGGACCAGGCGCTGTCGATCCTGCCCGCCGATTACTGGCGCTGGTGGCTGCTGTCCCACGCCCCCGAATCCGGCGACAGCGAGTTCACCTGGGACAATTTCCAGCAGTCGGTCAACAAGGACCTGGCCGACGTGCTGGGCAATTTCGTCAGCCGCATCACCAAATTCTGCCGCAGCAAGTTCGGCGAGACCATCCCCGCAGGCGGCAGCTACGGCCCCGAGGAGGAGGCGCTGATCGAGGCGCTGACCACCCGCATCCGCGCCTATGAAGGCTTCATGGACCATACCGAGATCCGCAAATCCGCCGCCGAGTTGCGCGCGATCTGGGTGCTCGGCAACGAATACCTGCAATCCGCCGCGCCCTGGTCCACCTTCAAGACCGACCCGGTCAAGGCCGCGATGCAGGTCCGTCTGGGCCTGAACCTGATCCGGCTCTATGCCGTGCTCTCTGCGCCCTTCATCCCCTTCGCCTCCGATGCGATGCTGGCGGCGATGCGCACCGAGGACCGCAGCTGGCCCGACGATGTCCGCGCCGCACTGGCGGCGCTGCCCGCCGGGCATGGCTTCGCCGTGCCCGAGGTGCTTTTCGCCAAGATCGCCGACGAAAGCCGCGACGAATGGCAGCAGCGCTTCCAGGGGATCCGGAGCTGA